The Populus trichocarpa isolate Nisqually-1 chromosome 18, P.trichocarpa_v4.1, whole genome shotgun sequence genomic interval GACAGAGAATCTAAGATGCCTTCAGCGGCTAATGCTCTTGGGCTGTTCGGATTGTAAAATGAAGAAATGGCTGTCCCAATGCCGATTCCCGCAGGGGTTGTTATGGCAAAAAAACATGCCATTATTGTAGTCGACAGAGTCTTAAATTGTGCCTGGGATATGCAGCCTCCAAGCGCAAATCCTTCAAAAAACTGGTGAAATGATAACGCAGCAATCAACGGCCTTATGGTACACGGACTCTGTGAAACTCCTAGAGATAACCCAATGATCACAGAATGTGAGAGAATCCCAAGTTCCAATATCTGCAAatcaaaacagaacaaaaaccATCAAGCTCACAGTCGGCAAGAAGAAAGTTCCTTACCAaccatcaaaacaacacactaAACGTTTGACTGGCAAACTACTTTTTTCAAGCAAGACGCAACTTCACCACGTGGACAAATGGACACTTGATTAgacatgagaaaataaaaacatcggGCTGAACTAGCCGTGCAAGTACCTTCGACTAATCAGGTCATTGCCGACCAAACACTAAAGACcataaacaaagtaaaaatatcaaattgaacaATCCTTGCAAGTTGCGACTGCTTTACCCTAATAATTATTTGCAGATTTACCAAGCAAGAAATACACGCGCCACCTAAATTACATCATTGACCATTCCTTGTGGGTCCCACAGCATTGAATATGGGTATTGGCATTAATCACTTTGTAGTTTGTACAGTAATAAACCTAAAACTACCATTAAGATCGCAAATTTACACAGCGGCGGCCACCGCTAGCAAGTACAGCAACCGtgcaacaaaaaggaaagaaaagaaaccacaTGCTTACCTGTGAAACGACAACGTGCCTCAAACCACTTTCCACATCAGTGACATCACTCTCTCCATGCTCATGACCGTGCTCGTGCCCAGATCCATGCGCATGCCCATGGTCACGACTGCTGACAAGCCCATCACAGGCATCCTGCCCATGAGGATGGTTATGTCTATGGTGTGCTGCGTGCGCATGCATCCCCACAATGTGCATCCCACCATGCTCCTCTTCACCAAACACCTTCCCACTAGACCCATTCAACTCTTTAACTTCTATAATGGGCACGATACCTGATTCATGACCCGGATTCGCATCCACCGACCCGACTCGAACTTGCTCCTCACTAGCCTTGTTCAACCCTTGCTTCCTCTCATAATATTGGGTCCCAACAAAATCAAGAAGCAGGGTTAGCAGAGAAGCCGTCATAGCAAAAAACCCTGAAAATGGAAACTTCTTCCACGGGTATTCGGGTAAGCAAGGATCCGAAAGGGCCTCGGACGCGGCTGATAGCATGTGAACAAAACCGGTGGCTAAAATTACGCCTGCTGCAAAAGCCTTTGCAGACACAAAGAGGCTACCATCGGTCTTGAGGAAGTGGCTGTGCTTTCCGATTATCGGTATTGCAATGCCAATTATGCCACCGAAGAGAATTGAAGCTATGGCAATGAGTTTGAGAATGAGTGCTGATGAGTGGTCTCTGCAGATTTCCAGTTCGGAGGATCCACAGCTAGAATTTGACATTGATTTAGAGATTGCTTCAAATAAAACGTCTGcgttataaaatcaaaataaaaataagttagcTTTGAGTTAAATTGGCAACAATCAATGTGAAGGTTACAACTCCTCGTGATTTTGAAGTCATGAAACAGAAAACTCCACTCAATTATAGATCTACAACACAACAAATAGCactaaaacaaaaggcatcatctttgattgaaaagaaaatagtgGAGGTTTTAGGTAGCATCATTTCACAATTTTGGAGTGCTAAAACAGAGGATTGGGTTCAATTTAGGATACAACACAAGAAATTAACACTGCATAACATTAttgacataaataaacaaagccCAAGACCCAAAATTCTGCCTTGCTTgaacaggaaaaagaaaacccaatcCGAGTGTTAGAATCTAGAATTACGAGAAATTACCCGAAAAGGCTTGAGCTTGTGATTGGAAATGATCCAGGTAAAGCAATTCCCAAAGATCCTGTTACAAATCCCAAGAagccaaaatcaacaaaaccatcaagtatttttttataagagaaaaagaaaatatattagctACCAACCTCGTTGAATAACATGGGAATTTGGGAAGAGAATACGGGGAGTATAAATAAGGAGGTTGAAATATGATGGGGAAACACaatttccaaatattaaaaagagaaaagcagCAGAAGCTGCGATCATAAAGAGAGAAAGGGTATAGGAAAAGTCTTATCCTGGGTGTAGCGCCACTGTGGGATTGCTGAAATAGGTAGGAAGAGAGCGAGAGTGGGAATATTTTCATGGGGATTATGGGAGAGTGTCGACATTGTTTGACGAAAGCCAAGGGAATGCAAAGAGGTGGCTTCTACAGTTGCCACTTTATGGTTGAGAATGAGCACGATTATGTCGACACTTTTTGTAACTCTCCCCATCTCtgtcactttcttttttttaatttctttctctctcttttcttcattaattattttcagaGCGTTATATATTATTACCGCCAATACTAAATTATTTTCAGAgggttattttttccttttctgttttggACAACCTCCATTTCAGTCCTCCAATTATGACGAAGATCACGCCTTCGTCCACAAACTCTTATAATTTTACCACTAGGAATCATGAGAAAGTAGTGATAGTGCTAGTAGTTTTGTGGGTCTCAGATGCTTTTTAAGCTAGTTAGTGCATGGTCGGTTTATTAGCTATTTGGGATTGTGGTAGCGATtacggtttaaagtgttttttccttaaaaatatattaaaataatatttttttttattttaaaactatttttgatatcagcatatcaaaacgatctgaaaatataaaaaataataatttttaacaaaaccaatttaaaatttagggGAACACGGTTTTCACCGCGTTCCCAATACTAACAGGtcgtcttgtttgtttttgctgttgaaaagcgtttttttttaaatttaaattttttttattttttttctttacttcaaattaatatttttttggtgttttatgatcattttgatgtgatgatattaaaaataattttttttaaaaaaaaatattattttaatgcattttttaataaaaatacactttaaaaaataaccgcaacctACATTCTCATACACACTAGAAAagctttgttttggtttacatTTGTTGCTGAATGAAAAGTTCTTCCagagtgtttggttaaaatgtgttttttgaaACTGTTGTCGCATATAAATTGGCAtgaaaatacatatattatttatgtaatCTTAGActgaaaataagaagaatttatTCATTGATACACAATAATTAAAGCAACACAACTTTCTTGACAGAAGAAATAAAGATTTGAGTGCCACTGTGGCAACCTTTGATTCATTGTTGTTACCAAaatagagttaaaaaaaaaaaaccaaccacgcaatttaaattaattaaaaaaaacttgttatttaaGATGAGATTGTTtgttagacaaaaaaaacctatataaacATAAAAGTAGAGCTAACACTTTAGACATAGCTTACCAAATAGGAACTTAGAAGATTTCTCACCGTTGGTTCATATAGATAATAATTGGAGATCAGACAATTGAACGACTTGTTATTTGTGACAACCCAacctttaaataattattcaaaagcGAAGAAGATCACATTTTCATGTGATAAATatc includes:
- the LOC7476651 gene encoding zinc transporter 4, chloroplastic, translating into MLFNEDLWELLYLDHFQSQAQAFSDVLFEAISKSMSNSSCGSSELEICRDHSSALILKLIAIASILFGGIIGIAIPIIGKHSHFLKTDGSLFVSAKAFAAGVILATGFVHMLSAASEALSDPCLPEYPWKKFPFSGFFAMTASLLTLLLDFVGTQYYERKQGLNKASEEQVRVGSVDANPGHESGIVPIIEVKELNGSSGKVFGEEEHGGMHIVGMHAHAAHHRHNHPHGQDACDGLVSSRDHGHAHGSGHEHGHEHGESDVTDVESGLRHVVVSQILELGILSHSVIIGLSLGVSQSPCTIRPLIAALSFHQFFEGFALGGCISQAQFKTLSTTIMACFFAITTPAGIGIGTAISSFYNPNSPRALAAEGILDSLSAGILVYMALVDLIAADFLSKRMSCNFRLQVVSYCMLFLGAGLMSSLAVWA